CGCGGACCTGTGCACCATCCCGACCAACCTGGCGGGCAACGCGGCCATGTCCCTGCCCTGCGGTCTCGCCCCGGAGGACAACCTCCCGGTGGGCCTGCAGATCATCGCCCCGGCGATGCAGGACGACCGCCTGTACAAGGTGGGCGCCGCCGTCGAGGCCGCCTTCGTGGAAAAGTGGGGACACCCGCTGCTGGAGGAGGCTCCGTCGCTGTGAGCAAGCTGTCCAAGGCCAAGGACTTCAAGAAGTCCAAGTCCGGTACGTACCTGTCGATGGCCACGACCGCGTTCGGCGCGATCGGTGTCGCCAAGCAGATCAAGAAGGCCCGCGCCGAGCACGACACGCTGCGGCTGGTCGACGCCACGGTCTCCGCCGTGGCGATCGTGACCGGCCTCGCGATCCTCTACCGCGAGCTGAAGCGGCTGGGCGACGACGACGTCCTGCTGGGCTGAGAGGGAAGTTTTCACCGTGACCACCACGACTGACCTGGTGTCGTACGAGGACGCGCTGGCGTCGTACGACCCCGTCATGGGCCTCGAGGTCCATGTCGAACTCGGCACCAGGACCAAGATGTTCTGCGGGTGTTCGACCGAGCTGGGCGCCGAGCCCAACTCGCAGACCTGCCCGACCTGCCTCGGCCTGCCCGGCGCGCTCCCGGTCGTCAACGCGACCGGCGTCGAGTCCGCGATCAAGATCGGTCTCGCGCTGAACTGCGAGATCGCCGAGTGGTGCCGCTTCGCCCGGAAGAACTACTTCTATCCGGACATGCCGAAGAACTTCCAGACCTCCCAGTACGACGAGCCGATCGCCTTCAACGGCTACCTCGACGTACAGCTGGAGGACGGCGAGACCTTCCGCGTGGAGATCGAGCGCGCCCACATGGAGGAGGACACCGGCAAGTCCACCCACGTGGGTGGCGCGACCGGTCGTATCCATGGCGCCTCGCACTCGCTGCTGGACTACAACCGCGCGGGCATCCCGCTCATCGAGATCGTCACCAAGCCGATCGTCGGTGCCGGTGAGCGCGCCCCCGAGGTGGCGAAGGCGTACGTCCGTGAGCTGCGCGAGCTCATCCGTGCCCTCGGCGTGTCCGAGGCCCGCATGGAGATGGGCCAGATGCGCTGCGACGTGAACCTGTCGCTGATGCCCAAGGACGCCGACAAGTTCGGCACGCGCTCCGAGACGAAGAACGTCAACTCGCTGCGCTCCGTGGAGCGTGCGGCCCGCTTCGAGATCATGCGGCACGCCGCCGTGCTCTCGTCCGGCGGCACGATCGTCCAGGAGACCCGCCACTTCCACGAGGACACCGGGTCCACGACCTCGGGCCGCGTGAAGGAGGAGGCCGAGGACTACCGGTACTTCCCGGAGCCCGATCTCGTGCCGGTCGCGCCCTCGCGTGAGTGGGTCGAGGAGATCCGCGCGGCCCTGCCCGAGATGCCGCTGGCCCGCCGTAACCGGCTGCTCGCGGACTGGGGTATTTCGGCCACGGACATGCAGGCGATCCTCAACGCCGGTGCGCTGGACCCGATCGTCGCCACGATCGAGGCCGGTGCCGACGCCGCCTCCGCCCGCAAGTGGTGGATGGGCGAACTGGCGCGTAGCGCCAACGAGTCGGGCAAGGCGCTGGACGAGCTGGCCATCACCCCGGAGCAGGTGGCCCGGGTGACCTCGCTCGTCGCCGAGGGCTCCCTGAACGACAAGCTGGCCCGTCAGGTCATCGAGGGCGTCCTCGCGGGCGAAGGCACCCCGGACGAGGTCGTCGAGAAGCGCGGTCTCAAGGTCGTTTCCGACGATTCGGCCCTTGGCACGGCTGTCGACGAGGCCATCGCCGGCAACCCCGGTGTCGCAGACAAGATCCGCGGCGGCAAGGTGGCCGCGGCCGGCGCCCTGGTCGGCGCGGTCATGAAGGCGACCCGGGGCCAGGCCGACGCGGCCCGCGTCAAGGAACTGATCCTGGAGAAGCTGGGCGTGAGCGAGGGCTGAGCCCGCACCGCGCACCGTACGGCCCCGGAAGGCATCCCCTCCGGGGCCGTACGCATCTCCGGGTACCCTGCTCCCCATGCTCGCGGCGGACGTACTACGCTCGCCCGCCATGAGTGGACGCACCGATTCCGATACCGGACCCCCGATAGCAGAGGACACGGACCAGCAGATCGGGGAGGAGCCGATCGGGGAGGCCCGTCGAGCCCGTTGGATCGCGGCCGCCACCGGGGTGCTGCTGGCGCTCGCGGGGCTGGCCGCCGCGCTGGTGCGGTTCACCGGAACCGCACCGGTCCGCGTCCCTGCCTCCTTCGCCCTCGGCGCCGCCGTGTGCGCGCTCGCCGCGGTGCTCGGGGCCAAGGGCCGTACGCGCAGAGCCTTGTGGCTGTTGATCGTGGGGACCATGGTCATGGCGTTCGGGGATCAGTCCGACTGAAACGGGCGAAGTGCCGCCCGAAGCCCGCGAAATGCCTCTCGTGGCGACAGAGTTCGCGGGAATGTCCTGTGACGTCCCTCCCACTCTTGTGAATAAGCCCACGAACACGGCAAACGATCACTTTCCCCTGCAAGAGTGTCCTGCGATTGCTTATACGTTCTTTGCGGGCTGTTCACTTTTGGACGATCGTTCCCGGTCAAAGATCCACACATCGTCCCTGGGAGCACGTCCGTGGCAGACCTCGCCCGTTGGTGTGTCCGGCATCGGCTGATCGCGGTGCTGCTGTGGCTCCTCGCCTTCGGCGGGGTCACCGCTGCCGCCGCCGTGGCCGGTACGGCGTACTCGAACGACTACGAGGTCCCCGGCACCGAGTCCGGCCGCGCGACACAGCTGCTCGAAGAGGGGTTCCCAGGCCTCGGCGGGGACAGCGACACCGTGGTCTGGCACACCGCCACCGGCACCGTCCGCGCCGCAGACGTCGAGCAGACCATGACCCAGACCCTGGACCGGATCGCCGCGCTGCCCGGCGTCGCCTCGGTGACCGGCCCGTACCGCGGCCAGGGCGGGCACCGGATCAGCGCCGACGGCCACACGGCCTACGCCACCGTCAGCTTCACCCAGTCCGCCGAGCACATCGGCGCCTCCGAGGCGCGGGCCGTGGTGCGTACCGCCAAGGCCGCCGAGGCCGACGGACTCCAGGTCGAGCTGGGTGGCAGCGCGATCGGGCTCACCGCGTCCCCGCGCGAGCACACCGCCGAGCTGGTCGGCGTGCTCGTCGCCGCCGTCGTGCTGTTCCTGGCCTTCGGCTCGCTCGCCGCCTCACTGCTGCCGATCGCCACCGCGCTGGTCGGCGTCGGCACCGCCTACGCCGGTATCGGGCTGCTCGGACACGCCATGACGGTCGCCGACTTCGCACCCATGCTCGGCATGCTGATCGGCCTCGGCGTCGGTATCGACTACGCGCTGTTCATCGTGACCCGGCACCGGCGCGGACTGAAACGCGGCCTGAGCGTCACCGAGGCCGCCGTGAACGCCGTGGCCACCACCGGACGCGCGGTCGTCTTCGCGGGTGCGACGGTGTGCATAGCCCTGCTGGGGATGCTGACCCTGCGGCTGGGCTTCCTCAACGGGGTCGCCGTGGCCGCCTCGCTGACGGTCGTGCTCACCGTCGCCGCCTCGGTCACCCTGCTGCCCGCCCTGCTGTCGTACCTCGGCCCCCGCGCCCTCAGCCGCCGTGAACGGCGCCGGCTCGCCGAGCACGGGCCGCGCCCGGAACTGCCCACCGGTCTCGCCGCCCGCTGGTCGGCGCTCGTGGAACGCCGCCCCAAGCTGCTCGCCGGGCTCGCCGTCGCCGTCATCGCCGTACTCGCCCTGCCGACCCTCTCCCTCCACCTCGGCACCTCCGACCAGGGCAACGACCCGCGCACCGCCACCACCCGCAAGGCCTACGACCTGCTCGCCGAGGGCTTCGGACCCGGGGTGAACGGGCCGCTCACCCTGGTGACCCGGGTGGACGGCGCCACCGACAAGCTCGCCCTGGACAACCTCGACACGACCCTGCGCGACACCCAGGGCGTCGCCTCTGTCACCCCGGCCGTCTACGACACCGGCGGCGGCACCGCCTACCTCACCGTCGTCCCCGACTCCGCGCCCCAGTCGCAGAGCACCAGTGACCTCGTGGACCGGCTGCGCACCGAGGTGCTGCCGCGCGCGGAGACCGGCACCTCCCTCGACATCCAGGTCGGCGGGGTCACCGCAGGCTACGACGACTTCGCGGATGTGATCGTCGGCAAACTGCCACTGTTCATCGGCGCGGTCATCGGGCTCGGCTGTCTGCTGCTGCTCGTCGCGTTCCGCTCGCTCGGCATCCCGCTGAAGGCCGCGGTGATGAACATCGCCGCCGTGGCCGCCGCGTTCGGTGTAGTCGTCGCCGTCTTCCAGTGGGGCTGGGGCAGCGAACTGCTGGGTCTGGGCCGGGCGGGTCCCATCGAACCGTTCCTGCCGGTCATCATGGTGTCGGTGTTGTTCGGCCTCTCCATGGACTACCAGGTGTTCCTGGTCAGCCGGATGTATGAGGAGTGGCTTGAGACCGGCGACAACCGGCGCGCCGTGCGCGTGGGCCTCGCCGAGACCAGCCGGGTCATCAACTCCGCCGCGGTCATCATGATCTCGGTCTTCCTCGCCTTCGTGCTCAGCGGCGACCGCGTCATCGCGATGTTCGGCATCGCGCTGGCCGCCGCCGTCGCCCTGGACGCCTTCGTCCTGCGCACTCTGCTCGTGCCCGCGCTGATGCATCTGCTCGGCGCCGCCACCTGGTGGCTGCCCGCCTGGCTCGAACGCCGGCTGCCCCGGGTCAGCATCGAGCCGCCCGAGTGCCGCGCCGCACATGAGAGGCTCGGCAGGATGCCGGTGGAGGAACTGCGGAAGGAAGGCCACCCCGATGTACGCGATATCCCTGGGTGACGACGGCGCCGAGCTGCGGCCCCTGGAGGTCTGGCACGCCGGGGAACTCCTCGCCGGTATCGACCGGGGACGGGAGTTCATCGGCCGGCACATCGGGCTGCCGGACGTGGTGTCCGACCTGGCGGGCGCCCGTTCCTGGCTGAAGTCGTACGCCGACAAGCGCGGCGCCGACGCCGGCAGCCTGCACGGCATCTGGCTGGACGGGAAGCTGGTCGGTGGTCTGCTGTTCCGGGTCTGGGACACCCCGACCGGCGTGTGCGAGGCCGGGTGCTGGCTGGAGCCCGCGGCGGCCGGGCGCGGGCTGGTCACGCGGGGCATGCGGGTGCTGCTGGACTGGGCCTTCGAGGAACGCGGCATGCACCGCGTGGAGTGGCACGTGTCCTCCGCCAACGAGCCCAGCATCAACGTGGCCCGGCGGCTCGGCATGACCCGCGAGGGCGTGCTCCGCGAGAACTTCCCGCACCGGGGTGTGCGGACCAGCACCGAGATCTGGTCCGTACTCGCCCCGGAATGGCGCGCGGCACGCGCGCGTACGGCGCGCAACGATCATTGACGATCATTAAGGGACTTCTCATACAGCGTCCGTACGGTGCCTGGCATGGCTACGAAGACTGAGGAAGGCGCCGGGGCCGGCACCACGGCCGGAACCGAGACGCACAACGACGACGAGACGAGGGCGAAGACCGGGACGGCCGGGGAGACCGAAGGGGCCGAGGACGCCAAGGCCGCCGAAGCGGCCGACGAGGCCGAAGGGGCTGAGCACTCCGAGGGCCTCGATGCCGAAGAGGACGCCGACGACGCCGGCGACGGTGATGGTGAGGCCGAGGTGTCCTCCGGGGTCGGTCAGGGCGCCGGTGCCGTCGTGTCCGCCGCGCTGGGCCTCGTCTCGCTCAGCGGTGGCTGGATCGGCACCGTGGCGGGCGCCCGCGAGCAGCTCGTCGGCCAGCTGCGGACCCCCTCCACGGCGAGCGTCGCCACCCAGATCAAGGCGGTCTACGGCAATGCCTGGCACAGCACGGCCCTGTGGGCCGGCCTGTTCGCGCTGGCCGCGCTGTTCACCGGCGTGGTCGTGCTCGCCCGGCCCGCCTTCGGCGCGCCCGGCCGTCCGCAGGCCCCCTGGATCAAGTCGGTCGCCTGGGCGGGTGTCTGCCTCGGTGCCATCGGCCTGCTGCTGGCCGTCCTGAAGTACTCCGACGCACTTCTGGGCCTGCCCTCGACCGGCTGAGAACCCGCAGTTCACCGGGGCCTTAGGGAGTCCATGAGCACCTCATGGACTCCCTAAGGCCCCTTACGCGCGCGTGCGGCCCGTACGCCGCCCGAAGATGCGGAACTCTCCCCATGTGGCGCACCCCCCTGGGAGACGAAGGTGGAGGCATCGCAGAAAGCGACGCACCACACCGACTCTCCTCGAAGGACCGCCATGATCGAGCTCGAATACCACAAGATGCGCTCCGCCCAGCTGATCCTCGAGGCCGAGCAGCAGCGCCTGGCCCGCGAGGCCGCCCGGGCCCGGCGCGCCGCCCGCCACGAGGCCGCAGCCGGCCACGACGGCACGGCCGCCGAGTCCCATACCGGCCGCCCCCGGCGGCGCCGGATCCCGCGCACCGCGTGAACCCCGGACCGCCGGACCGGGGTGGGACGGAGGGCGGTCGCACGGGGGTCGGCCGCCTTCCGGACCTTCCCGGCCAGGGCCGTACGACCGCCCCGCGCGGTCGTACGGCCCGTCCGTCCGTTCCGTCTGTGGATACGACTCTTCCTGCCTCCGGTACGACGATCGGACCGGAGCTGTGGAAAACGGGTGCCCTGCCGTCCGGACCTCGTGCGATGCTCGGGCCCGTGGAGACCAGGTCCGTCAGTCCCGTGTTCGTCGGCCGCACCGACGAACTGGACACGTTGAACGACAAGCTCGCCCGCGCCCGCGCCGGCGAGCCGCAGGCACTGCTGCTCGGCGGCGAGGCCGGGGTCGGCAAGACCCGCCTCGTCGAGGAGTTCGCCACGGCCGCCGCCCGGCATGCGGTCGTCGCCGTCGGCGGCTGCGTGGAGATCGGCGCCGACGGGCTGCCGTTCGCCCCCTTCTCCACCGCGCTGCGCGCCCTGCGCGACGCCCTGCCCGACGAGTTCGCCGCCGCCGCGCGGGGACAGGAGGAGGAACTGGCCCGCCTCCTGCCCGACCTGGGCGAGGCCGGCGCCGGGCGCCATGACGAGCAGGGCATGGCCCGCCTGTTCGAACTCACCGTCCGCCTGCTGGAACAGGTCGCCGCCGCACAGCCGGTCGTGCTGGTCCTGGAGGACCTGCACTGGGCCGACGCCTCCACCCGCCACCTCCTCGCCTACCTCTTCCGCACGCTGCGCGCCGGCCGGCTCCTCGTCCTCGCCAGCTACCGCTCCGACGACATCCACCGCCGCCACCCGCTGCGCCCCCTGCTCGCCGAACTCGACCGGCTGCGCACCGTCCGCCGTATCGAACTCGACCGCTTCACCCGCGAGGAGGTCGGCCGCCAGATCGCCGGCATCCTCGCCGCCGAACCCGACCCCGCCCGCGTGGACGAGATCTTCGAACGCTCCGACGGCAACGCCTTCTTCGTCGAGGAACTCGCCGTCGCGGCCTCGGAGGGCTGCTGCACCGGCCTGACCGACTCCCTGCGCGACCTGCTGCTGGTCCGGGTCGAGGCGCTGCCCGAGAGCGCCCAGCGGGTCGCCCGGATCGTCGCCGAGGGCGGCTCCACCGTGGAGTACCGGCTGATCGCCGCCGTCGCCGGGCTCACCGAGGACGACCTCATCGAGGCGCTGCGGGCCGCGGTCGGCGCCAATCTCCTCACCGCCACCCAGGCCGGCGACGGCTACCGCTTCCGGCACTCCCTGGTCCGCGAGGCCGTCGCCGACGACCTGCTGCCCGGCGAGCGCTCCCGGCTCAACCGCCGCTACGCCGAAGCCCTGGAGGCCGACCCCGCGCTCGTCCCGGCCGACGCGCGCGTGATGCGGCTGGCCAGCTACTGGTACCACGCCCATGACGCCGCCAAGGCCCTGCCCGCAGTCCTGGACGCCTCCGTCGTCGCCCGCCGCCGGCACGCCTACACCGAGCAACTCGGGCTCCTGGAGCGGGCGATGGAGCTGTGGGACAGCGCCCCCGAGGACGTGCGCTCCGCCCTGCGCCCGGTCGACTACACCGAGGTCTACCCTCCGTGCGGCTGCGACCCGGCCACCACTGCGCTGCGCTATCTCGACCTGATGGCCGAGGCCGCCGTCGCGGGCCGCTTCGGCGGGGAACGCGAACGCGCGCTGAAGATCACCAAGCGAGCGCTGCGCCTCCTCGAGGACGACCCGGACCCCCTGCGTGCCGCCTGGTTCTGGGTGCAGCGCTCCCGGCTCGTCCAGGCCCAGGCCCGCGGCGACGGCTGGCAGGAACTGGGCACCGCCCAGGACCTGGTGCGCGGCCTGCCCCCGTCCGAGGTGCACGCCGAGGTGCTGGCCCTCGCCGCCGGCTGGTCCATGCTGCACCGGCCCGGACCCGAGGCCTTCGCCGCCGCCGAGCGCGCCGTGGAGTACGCGCGCATGGTCGGCGCCCGCCACATCGAGCTGCACGCCCGCCTCACCCTCGGCGGCCTCCGGGTGGACTCCGGTGACTACGAAACGGGCCTGGCGGAGATGCGGCAGGTGCTGCGGGACACCCTCGCGGAGGGCGTGCACGATGTCGCGGGCCGCGCCTATGTGAACCTGCCGTCCGAGCTGCAGAGCGTCGGCCGCGACCGGGAGGCCGCCCCCCTCCTGCACGACGGCATCGCCTTCGCCCGCAGATACGGGCTGATGGACTCCGAGGCGTGGATGCGGGGCAATCTGTCCGAGGCGCTCTACTCGACCGGACAGTGGGCCGAGGCCGCCGAGGCCGCCACCCACGCGACCGGGGTCGGCCACAGCGCCAAGCCGCGCGGCGCGGGCGCCCTGCGCCTGGCCCACCTCGCCCTGGCCCGCGGCGACCTCGCCGAGGCGGCCCGGCAGCTCGCCGCCGCCCGCGCCCACTGGGGCACGCACGACCCCATGCCCCAGCAGTCCCTGCCGCTGGCCCGGGTCGCCCTCGGCGTCGCCGCCGAGGAGGGCCGCATCGGCGACGCCCGCGCCGAACTGCTCCAGGCCCTGGACGCCGGTTTCCCGCCGGGCACCCACCGCTACGGCTGGCCGCTGCTGCGGGCCGCCGCCACCGCGGAGGCCGAGGCCCGCACCCTGCCCGCCGCCCAGGACGGCCGCGCCGAGATCCTCGACCGCCTCCGCGACACCGCACGGTCCCTCGCCACCGGCGCCCCGCTCTGGCAGGCCTACGACCACTGGACCCGCGCCGAACTGCGCCGCGCCGAGGCCACGGACACCGCCGACGACTGGTCGCCGGTCGTCACCGCCTTCGAGTGCCTGGACCGCCCCTACGAACTCGCCCGGGTCCGCCACCGCCTCGCCGCGGCACTCCTTGCCGCCGGCGGCGACGACGAGCGCGACCGCGCGGTGGAACTGCTCCGGCTGGCCGCGGCGGTCGCCGGCCACCTCGACGCCCGATCCCTCGCCGATGCCGTTGCCCGGCTCGCCCAGCGCGCCCGTCTCACCCTGACCCGAGCCTCCCGGGAGGCCCTCGCCCCCGCCGACCCGGCCGCGGCCCTCGGCCTCACCAGCCGGGAGCGGGACGTGCTGCGCCTGGTCACGGCAGGCCGCACCAACCGCCAGATCGCCGAGGAACTGTTCATCTCCCCGAAGACCGCGAGCGTCCACGTCTCCAACATCCTGAGCAAGCTCGGCGTCTCGGGCCGGGGCGAGGCAGCGGCGATGGCGCACCGGCTGGAGCTGTTCCCGGCCGAGACGCTCACTGCCTGAAGGGCGGGCCGGGACTTACGCTGAGGAAAAGCCGCAAGGGGGAGAAAGCGGGGGAGGGGACGTGTTCAACGCCTTCGAGGACCTGTTCGCGCCTGGTCGCAAACACACCCGGGACGAGCAGAACCGTCTGGAACTGACCCGCGAGGACGTGGGGGACGCCGACCCCGGGCGGGGTCCCATAGACCTGGCGTCCGGCAAGGCGGTCGTACGTCTCTCCGGCCCGCCGCCCGCCGAGGAGGAGCCGGCGGACGGCCGACGAGAGGACGCCGAACAGGCGTGAGCGGTCCGGTGGGCGCTACTTCACCTCCACCTCCAGGACCCTGTCGTCGCCCTTCGCCGGGTGTCCCCGGCCGTCGGTGTTGCTCGTCACCAGCCACACCCTGTCGTCGCCCGCCGCGACCACCGTGCGCAGGCGGCCGTACGTCCCGGTGAGGAAGGCCTGGGGCGGCGCCGAGGCCTCCGTGTCGCGCAGCGGGACGCGCCACAGGCGCCGGCCCTTCAGGCCCGCCGTCCAGATCACGCCGTTGACATAGGCGATGCCGCTGGGGGAGGCGTCGTCGGTGTGCCACTGGGCTGTCGGGTTCTGGAGGGCGGCGTCGGAGGACCTGCCCTCGGCCTGCGGCCAGCCGTAGTTCCCGCCCGGTTTGATCGCGTTCAGCTCGTCCCAGGTGTCCTGGCCGAACTCCGAGGCGAACAGCCGCTGTTCGCCGTCCCAGGCGAGGCCCTGGACGTCGTGGTGGCCGTACGAGTACACCGGGGAGCCCGGGAACGGGTTGCCCGGAGCCGGTTCGCCCTCCGGGGTCAGGCGCAGGATCTTGCCGCCCAGGGACTGCTTGTCCTGGGCCAGGCCGCGCCGGCCGCTGTCGCCGGTGCCCGCGTACAGCATCCCGTCGGGGCCGAACGCGATCCGGCCGCCGTTGTGGAGGGAGTCCTTGGGGATGCCCTTGAACACGGTGTCCGGAGCGCCCAGTTGCTCACCGGCCGGCTTGCGCTCGTCGTACAGCATCCGGACGATGCGGTTGTCCGAGGCGGAGGTGAAGTAGGCGTAGATCATGTGGTCCGAGGCGTAGTCGGGGGAGAGGGCGATGCCCAGCAGTCCGCCCTCGCCGCCCGGGGCGGCGCCGGAGACCTTGCCCAGCTCGGTCGTGCGGCCCGTCCTCGCGTCGATCCGGAGGACCGTCCCGTCGTCGCGGGAGGACACCAGCAGACCGCCGCCGGGCAGCGGGGCCAGCCCCCACGGTGTCCTCAGGCCCTCGGCGACGGTGCGCAGCACCCGCACCGAGCCCTTGGCCGGCGGGACCGGTTCGGTGGCCCGGCCGGAGGGCGACGCGCCCGCCGCCGTACCCGGGGACGCCGTCCGCCCGGGACCGATCGGGAAGTGTCCTCCGCCGGAGGAGCAGCCGGCCGTGAGCAGGAGGGCGGCCACGGCCGACACGGCCGGTACAGCTCGACGTCGCACGATCAGGGTCCCTTCGGGGCGGTGGTCCAGCGGCAGGTGCTACTTCTCATACACCGCCCGCCCGGCCCGGGTTCCCGTTCCCCGCGACCGGTCTCCGGAACCGGTCAGTCCCACGACCCCTGGGCCGCCGGCAACCGGGACACCTCCGCCAAGTCCGCCTCGGTCAGGCGCAGCTCGGCCGCCGCCGCGTTCTCCACGGCCCAGCGTTCCTGTTTCGTGCCCGGAAGGGCGATCACATGGCGGCCCTGGGCCAGGACCCAGGCCAGGGCCACCTGGGCAGGGGTGACCTGCTCGCCGTGGCGGCGCGCGATGCGGCGCAGGCCCGCGACGATCGGCTGGTTGGCCGCCATCATCTCGGCCGTGAAACGGGGATGGCGGGCCCGGATGTCGTCCCGCTCGAAGCCCTCGCCGGGGGTCAGCGTGCCGCTCAGGAAGCCGTTGCCCAGCGGCATCGCCGCGAGGAGACCCACGCCCCGCGCCTCGCACCACGGCAGCAGCGCCCGCAGGGCCTCCGGCGACCACACCGACAGCTCCGCCTCCACCGCGGCCACCGGGAACACCTGCTGCACCCGCTGCAGCTGGCGCAGGGTGCCGTCGTGCAGCCCGGCCCCGGAGCGGCGGCCGCCGCGCGCGCCCATCGCGCACAGGCCCAGCGCCCGCACCTTGCCGGCCCGCACCAGCTCGGCCATCGCACCCCAGGTCTCCTCGACCGGGACCTCGGGGTCGGCGCGGTGCAGCTGGTAGAGGTCGATCACGTCCGTCTGCAGGCGCCGCAGCGAGGCGTCGCAGGCCCGCTTCACATACCCGGGGCGGCCGTTGGCCACGATGTGCTGCTCGCCCACCAGCAGCCCCACCTTCGTGGAGACGAAGGCGTCCGCGCGCCGCTCCTTCAACACCCGGCCCAGAAGCAGCTCGTTGGTGAACGGGCCGTACATGTCCGCCGTGTCGAGGAGGGTCGAGCCCAGGTCCAGCGCCCGGTGCACGGCCCTGACCGATGCCTCGCCCCGCTGCCGCGACCCGCTGTACGCCCAGCTCATCGGCATGCACCCGAGTCCGACGGCCCCCACCCCGAGCGCCCCCGCGCCGATCGTCCTGCGCTCCACCTGCTCGTGACCCTCCCTCTGCCCGGCTCCCAACCTAACCTCTGCACGCGCGCGTACCTGACCTAGGGCCTGCCCGGCCGGTCATGCCGAAGACGCGGGGCACGGCACCTCCATGGTCCCCGCTCACCTGCGCTGATCAGCTGGTGCAGACGTTCTTCGGCCAGACCCGCCGGGCAGGCCCTAGCCTCCATGCCATGAGCGAAGACGTGTGGCTTCCCATCGCGCCGGAGGAGATCGAGGGGCTTCCCGAGGGGCCCCGGTATCTGTTCTGGGACGGTGGCAAGGACGGTGACCAGCCCTTTCCCGGCGACCCGGCGGACTGCGTCCTGTACGTGGTGCCGTACATGAAGCGATGGCCGGTCAAGGTGCGCCCGCTGGAGCAGCTGACCAACGTCCGGGTCATCCAGACGCTGACGGCCGGCGTCGACGACGTCACCGCGCGGTTGTCGGCCATCCGGCCGGGCGTCCAGCTGTGCAACGCGCGCGGGGTGCACGAGGCGAGCACCGCCGAACTCGCCCTCACCCTGACCCTCGCCTCCCTGCGCGGCATCCCCGGATTCGTCCGCGCCCAGCAACAGGAGCGCTGGGAGAGCGCGTTCCGTCCCGCCCTCGCCGACAAGACCGTCCTCATCGTCGGCTACGGCTCGATCGGCGCCGCCATCGAAGACCGGCTCGCGCCCTTTGAACTCGCGCGGGTGGCGCGCGTCGCGCGCTCTGAGCGCACCACGGCGCGCGGTCCGGTGCACCCGCTCACCGAATTGCCCTCCCTGCTTCCACAAGCCGACGTCGTGATCCTGTCCACGCCCTTGACGGAGGCGACGCGAGGGCTGGTGGACGCCGAATTCCTCGGGCGGATGAAGGACGGGGCGCTGCTCGTGAACGTGGCGCGCGGGCCCGTCGTCGACACCAAGGCGCTGCTCGCGGAGCTGGAGAGCGGCCGTATCGGCGCGGCCCTCGACGTCACCGATCCCGAGCCGCTGCCGCCCGGACACC
The genomic region above belongs to Streptomyces sp. CG1 and contains:
- a CDS encoding DUF6191 domain-containing protein; this translates as MFNAFEDLFAPGRKHTRDEQNRLELTREDVGDADPGRGPIDLASGKAVVRLSGPPPAEEEPADGRREDAEQA
- a CDS encoding AAA family ATPase codes for the protein MLGPVETRSVSPVFVGRTDELDTLNDKLARARAGEPQALLLGGEAGVGKTRLVEEFATAAARHAVVAVGGCVEIGADGLPFAPFSTALRALRDALPDEFAAAARGQEEELARLLPDLGEAGAGRHDEQGMARLFELTVRLLEQVAAAQPVVLVLEDLHWADASTRHLLAYLFRTLRAGRLLVLASYRSDDIHRRHPLRPLLAELDRLRTVRRIELDRFTREEVGRQIAGILAAEPDPARVDEIFERSDGNAFFVEELAVAASEGCCTGLTDSLRDLLLVRVEALPESAQRVARIVAEGGSTVEYRLIAAVAGLTEDDLIEALRAAVGANLLTATQAGDGYRFRHSLVREAVADDLLPGERSRLNRRYAEALEADPALVPADARVMRLASYWYHAHDAAKALPAVLDASVVARRRHAYTEQLGLLERAMELWDSAPEDVRSALRPVDYTEVYPPCGCDPATTALRYLDLMAEAAVAGRFGGERERALKITKRALRLLEDDPDPLRAAWFWVQRSRLVQAQARGDGWQELGTAQDLVRGLPPSEVHAEVLALAAGWSMLHRPGPEAFAAAERAVEYARMVGARHIELHARLTLGGLRVDSGDYETGLAEMRQVLRDTLAEGVHDVAGRAYVNLPSELQSVGRDREAAPLLHDGIAFARRYGLMDSEAWMRGNLSEALYSTGQWAEAAEAATHATGVGHSAKPRGAGALRLAHLALARGDLAEAARQLAAARAHWGTHDPMPQQSLPLARVALGVAAEEGRIGDARAELLQALDAGFPPGTHRYGWPLLRAAATAEAEARTLPAAQDGRAEILDRLRDTARSLATGAPLWQAYDHWTRAELRRAEATDTADDWSPVVTAFECLDRPYELARVRHRLAAALLAAGGDDERDRAVELLRLAAAVAGHLDARSLADAVARLAQRARLTLTRASREALAPADPAAALGLTSRERDVLRLVTAGRTNRQIAEELFISPKTASVHVSNILSKLGVSGRGEAAAMAHRLELFPAETLTA
- a CDS encoding GNAT family N-acetyltransferase, giving the protein MYAISLGDDGAELRPLEVWHAGELLAGIDRGREFIGRHIGLPDVVSDLAGARSWLKSYADKRGADAGSLHGIWLDGKLVGGLLFRVWDTPTGVCEAGCWLEPAAAGRGLVTRGMRVLLDWAFEERGMHRVEWHVSSANEPSINVARRLGMTREGVLRENFPHRGVRTSTEIWSVLAPEWRAARARTARNDH
- the gatB gene encoding Asp-tRNA(Asn)/Glu-tRNA(Gln) amidotransferase subunit GatB codes for the protein MTTTTDLVSYEDALASYDPVMGLEVHVELGTRTKMFCGCSTELGAEPNSQTCPTCLGLPGALPVVNATGVESAIKIGLALNCEIAEWCRFARKNYFYPDMPKNFQTSQYDEPIAFNGYLDVQLEDGETFRVEIERAHMEEDTGKSTHVGGATGRIHGASHSLLDYNRAGIPLIEIVTKPIVGAGERAPEVAKAYVRELRELIRALGVSEARMEMGQMRCDVNLSLMPKDADKFGTRSETKNVNSLRSVERAARFEIMRHAAVLSSGGTIVQETRHFHEDTGSTTSGRVKEEAEDYRYFPEPDLVPVAPSREWVEEIRAALPEMPLARRNRLLADWGISATDMQAILNAGALDPIVATIEAGADAASARKWWMGELARSANESGKALDELAITPEQVARVTSLVAEGSLNDKLARQVIEGVLAGEGTPDEVVEKRGLKVVSDDSALGTAVDEAIAGNPGVADKIRGGKVAAAGALVGAVMKATRGQADAARVKELILEKLGVSEG
- a CDS encoding MMPL family transporter, with the protein product MADLARWCVRHRLIAVLLWLLAFGGVTAAAAVAGTAYSNDYEVPGTESGRATQLLEEGFPGLGGDSDTVVWHTATGTVRAADVEQTMTQTLDRIAALPGVASVTGPYRGQGGHRISADGHTAYATVSFTQSAEHIGASEARAVVRTAKAAEADGLQVELGGSAIGLTASPREHTAELVGVLVAAVVLFLAFGSLAASLLPIATALVGVGTAYAGIGLLGHAMTVADFAPMLGMLIGLGVGIDYALFIVTRHRRGLKRGLSVTEAAVNAVATTGRAVVFAGATVCIALLGMLTLRLGFLNGVAVAASLTVVLTVAASVTLLPALLSYLGPRALSRRERRRLAEHGPRPELPTGLAARWSALVERRPKLLAGLAVAVIAVLALPTLSLHLGTSDQGNDPRTATTRKAYDLLAEGFGPGVNGPLTLVTRVDGATDKLALDNLDTTLRDTQGVASVTPAVYDTGGGTAYLTVVPDSAPQSQSTSDLVDRLRTEVLPRAETGTSLDIQVGGVTAGYDDFADVIVGKLPLFIGAVIGLGCLLLLVAFRSLGIPLKAAVMNIAAVAAAFGVVVAVFQWGWGSELLGLGRAGPIEPFLPVIMVSVLFGLSMDYQVFLVSRMYEEWLETGDNRRAVRVGLAETSRVINSAAVIMISVFLAFVLSGDRVIAMFGIALAAAVALDAFVLRTLLVPALMHLLGAATWWLPAWLERRLPRVSIEPPECRAAHERLGRMPVEELRKEGHPDVRDIPG